The Hymenobacter swuensis DY53 genome includes the window GCAGGGCGCACTTGTTATCAGTGTTGAGGGGACCGTTGCCGTTGGCGTAGCGGAAATCCAGGGCATAGAGGCCGGTTTCGGGCACGGTTACGGAAATGGTGAGGCGGGTATTCACCGTCTTGCTGATTTCTACGAAGCCCGTTCCGCTGAACCCTTTGTACGGCTTGCCCGATTTGGCGGCGCTGGTTTCCAACTGTACCAGCTGGGCCGGCTTCGCGGCTACCACCAACGGCTCACTGGCAAACGACTCCAGGCCCTGCGCGTCCACGGCCACCACCTGGTACTCGGCGTAGGCGGCGGGCGTTACGGCCGCGCTGGTTTCAGTGGTTCGGGCCGCGAATTGACCGTTGCGCAGCACCTGGTAGGCACTGGCACCGGCTACCGGGGGCCAGCTGAGGCGGCCGGCGGCGTAGCGCACGGTGGGCGTTTCGGGGGAAAAGGCATTTTCAGCGTGGGTAATAATATAGTTTGGCTCCGGAGTGCTGTTCACCAGAGCAATACGTACCTGATGGTGACCAGTGAGCGTAGCCGGTATGGCATTGTCTGGGAGGGGGCGGCCATCAAGCGTCATGCTGTCAATCCGGTTACCATAACCTGTTAGCTCAATATCCAGCACTGCGCCCCGGTACTGGAAGCCGGTGAGCTCCCGGCGTCCTTGCAGCGCCTGGGGTACAAAGGGCCGGAACACCAGTCGGGTAGTTTCAAAATTCATCCCAAACAGCCCTTTATAGACCAGCCCCAGACTGCCCGAAAGGCTCCAGAGCATATTGCTGCTGTTAATCTGAGTGCCAGCAAAATCACCGTTCTGCGCTACAAAGTTTTCCTTGTTGGTCAGAAACAGCGCCGCCGGCCGGTACACCGCTGCCATGCTTTCCAGAAAGGCTTTTTCATTACCTGCTTTGGCGGCTGCCAGCCCCCAGAAACTCTGTACAAACGGCCACACCGCGTTATTGTGGTAAGGCGGAATGCCTGGAATCTGTGGGTAAATACACGGAATGCCAAAGGCAGTAGTGGGTGTATGCGCTATTACCGATGTGGCTCGTGCGGATCTGGCTACGTCGTACAACACGCTCAACGCCTCCCCTAATGCCTCTGCTTTAGGCGAGAGGCTGAGGAAATTGCGGCCGTACAGGAATTGCCCGTAGTATCCTTTTTCCTGCTGCCAGAGGTGCGTGTTTATCCCGGTGCGGATGGTTTTAGCTAGTCGCCAGTGCTGCCCGGCAGTAGTAGTGTCGCCTAGTTGCTCAGCCATTTCCGACAGTACTTTATTAGCCTGAAAATGCACGGCGTTGGTGCCTAGGTTCTCACTCTGGTAAATATCCACCGGCTGCATCCAGCGCGGATAGGTCTGTTCCCGCCAGTCCAGAAACGACGATTCGCCGCGCACGAGGCCGGTTTGCGCATCGTAGGCGTTCTGCCGGTCGTCTTCGAGGGAGCTTTTGATGATGGGGTACACTTTACGCAGCCAGGCTTC containing:
- a CDS encoding alpha-L-rhamnosidase-related protein produces the protein MQAPSSPLVWQSAAFAWYRDSIVQGQYVARALSATELTSNYQSPANAYQDPRIIFKFSLNGQDNEMAPGQDHSIVALPQAGRLETETPLLTFGQRFVDKALIPANTFLAPNTRLKIRLDLRPVLAAFKKQGYFTTYTGEKLYQQDFKGVFVAGNTAPLTWDFANLAGKKELQLQDPDGNGIYEVTLVLNTPAAAKTTAASWKRSIDTADFPQYRSDFPLTDALYNLALEEARRAVEPDSTFRTGKEWAGVWTRDISYSIILAQATLQPQVAMHSLLRKVSKQGRIIQDTGTGGAYPCSTDRMIWAVAAWEIYLVTGDEAWLRKVYPIIKSSLEDDRQNAYDAQTGLVRGESSFLDWREQTYPRWMQPVDIYQSENLGTNAVHFQANKVLSEMAEQLGDTTTAGQHWRLAKTIRTGINTHLWQQEKGYYGQFLYGRNFLSLSPKAEALGEALSVLYDVARSARATSVIAHTPTTAFGIPCIYPQIPGIPPYHNNAVWPFVQSFWGLAAAKAGNEKAFLESMAAVYRPAALFLTNKENFVAQNGDFAGTQINSSNMLWSLSGSLGLVYKGLFGMNFETTRLVFRPFVPQALQGRRELTGFQYRGAVLDIELTGYGNRIDSMTLDGRPLPDNAIPATLTGHHQVRIALVNSTPEPNYIITHAENAFSPETPTVRYAAGRLSWPPVAGASAYQVLRNGQFAARTTETSAAVTPAAYAEYQVVAVDAQGLESFASEPLVVAAKPAQLVQLETSAAKSGKPYKGFSGTGFVEISKTVNTRLTISVTVPETGLYALDFRYANGNGPLNTDNKCALRTLRLGQRRLATVVLPQRGVDEWSSWGFTNPVLVQLPKGTHALTLSFEPANENMHGEVNQAMLDYLRVTRVQ